The Hymenobacter baengnokdamensis genome includes a region encoding these proteins:
- the nuoH gene encoding NADH-quinone oxidoreductase subunit NuoH, translating to MPLESLGWQGLVILVVFGISLLIATYCTYAERVIAAFLQDRVGPDRAGPFGLAQPLADAVKLFTKEEFFPSGANKALFIFGPCLAMITALMSSAVIPFGSFLKFGETVVHLQGIEINVGMLYVFGIVSLGVYGVMIGGWASNNKFSLLGAIRAASQNISYELAMGLALIAVLMMSGSLSLRDITLQQSVPGEWHFWNIVKQPLGFIIFLVCAFAETNRTPFDLPECETELVAGYHTEYSSMKMGLYLFAEYVNVFVASAVMSVIYFGGFNFPFQYELREWLHSSRGFSIDAAQNIIAILGVVSVFAKIFSFIFFFMWVRWTLPRFRYDQLMRLGWTILIPLAIFNILLTGGLITTGIIPEIKQWW from the coding sequence ATGCCTCTCGAATCTTTAGGCTGGCAAGGCCTCGTTATTTTGGTAGTTTTCGGCATCTCGCTGCTGATTGCTACCTACTGCACCTACGCCGAGCGCGTTATTGCCGCATTTCTGCAAGACCGCGTGGGCCCCGACCGCGCCGGCCCGTTCGGCCTCGCGCAGCCGCTGGCCGATGCCGTGAAGCTGTTTACCAAAGAGGAGTTTTTCCCCAGCGGCGCCAACAAGGCCCTGTTCATCTTCGGCCCCTGCCTGGCCATGATAACGGCGCTGATGTCATCGGCAGTTATTCCGTTCGGCAGCTTTCTCAAGTTCGGCGAAACGGTGGTGCACTTGCAGGGTATCGAGATTAACGTCGGAATGCTCTACGTCTTCGGCATCGTGTCGCTGGGCGTGTACGGCGTCATGATTGGCGGCTGGGCTTCCAACAACAAGTTCTCGCTGCTGGGCGCCATCCGGGCGGCTTCGCAGAACATCAGCTACGAGCTGGCGATGGGCCTGGCCCTGATTGCGGTGCTGATGATGTCGGGCTCGCTCTCGCTGCGCGACATCACCCTGCAGCAGTCAGTCCCCGGCGAGTGGCACTTCTGGAACATCGTGAAGCAGCCGCTGGGCTTTATCATCTTCCTGGTTTGCGCCTTTGCCGAAACCAACCGCACGCCCTTCGACCTGCCCGAGTGCGAGACCGAGCTGGTAGCCGGCTACCACACCGAGTACAGCTCGATGAAGATGGGCCTCTACCTGTTTGCCGAGTACGTCAACGTATTCGTAGCCTCGGCCGTGATGAGCGTTATCTATTTCGGAGGCTTCAACTTCCCCTTCCAGTACGAGCTGCGCGAGTGGCTGCACTCGTCGCGGGGCTTTTCTATTGACGCAGCGCAGAACATCATCGCCATCCTGGGCGTGGTCAGCGTATTCGCCAAGATTTTCTCGTTCATCTTCTTCTTTATGTGGGTGCGCTGGACGCTGCCGCGCTTCCGCTACGACCAACTGATGCGCCTGGGCTGGACGATTCTTATCCCACTGGCTATCTTCAACATCCTGCTCACGGGCGGCCTCATCACTACCGGCATCATCCCCGAAATCAAGCAGTGGTGGTAA
- a CDS encoding nucleotidyltransferase family protein, with the protein MYLTEQELNIIRAYFRTKPVLKAWLFGSYARGEADETSDVDLLVNVDNSISIGWDFFIWHEDLAELLRKKVDVIAPSKRSSRFKQEIEPDLQLVYERAA; encoded by the coding sequence ATGTATCTCACGGAGCAAGAGCTGAACATCATTCGCGCTTACTTCCGCACCAAGCCGGTGCTGAAAGCGTGGCTGTTTGGCTCGTATGCGCGGGGAGAAGCAGATGAGACAAGCGACGTGGACTTGCTGGTAAATGTGGATAATTCTATCTCCATTGGCTGGGACTTCTTCATCTGGCACGAAGACTTAGCCGAGCTGCTTCGCAAGAAAGTCGATGTCATTGCTCCCAGCAAGCGTTCATCGCGTTTTAAACAAGAAATTGAACCTGACTTGCAGCTAGTGTATGAAAGGGCCGCGTAG
- a CDS encoding HepT-like ribonuclease domain-containing protein → MRLVEIIGEAAYQLSREFRAAHPEIPWRPIIAMRHVVVHEYDDLDESRVWDVIENHIPPLRSQLQAIIDTLPE, encoded by the coding sequence GTGCGTTTGGTTGAAATTATTGGCGAAGCCGCTTATCAGCTGAGCCGGGAATTCCGAGCAGCGCACCCCGAAATTCCCTGGCGGCCAATTATTGCGATGCGCCACGTGGTAGTTCATGAATATGACGACCTTGACGAGTCCCGGGTATGGGATGTCATTGAGAACCACATTCCTCCCCTGCGCTCACAGCTGCAAGCTATTATTGATACTCTACCCGAATGA
- a CDS encoding NADH-quinone oxidoreductase subunit C, which translates to MADPTKEESTAAQDTAVAQDPAAKQNAQVLALLHSLFGEATFTDVHEPYGLLTVTTKREHIHHIVAGLQQDETLKFHFLTTMCGINYPENLNQELGMIYHLHSLVHNIRLRIKIFFPLADPVVPTLTDLYATANWMEREAYDFFGIIFTGHPNLRRILNVEDMDYHPMRRQYPLEDGTREDKTDLFFGR; encoded by the coding sequence ATGGCTGACCCGACCAAAGAAGAATCTACTGCCGCGCAGGATACCGCCGTCGCCCAGGACCCTGCCGCAAAGCAAAACGCGCAGGTGCTGGCGCTGCTGCACAGCCTGTTTGGCGAGGCCACCTTCACCGACGTGCACGAGCCCTACGGCCTGCTCACGGTGACGACCAAGCGCGAGCATATTCACCACATTGTGGCCGGCTTGCAGCAGGATGAAACCCTCAAGTTTCACTTCCTCACCACGATGTGCGGCATCAACTACCCGGAAAACCTGAACCAGGAGCTGGGGATGATTTACCACCTGCACAGCCTGGTGCACAACATCCGGCTGCGCATCAAGATTTTCTTTCCGCTGGCCGACCCCGTGGTGCCCACGCTGACTGACCTCTACGCCACCGCCAACTGGATGGAGCGCGAGGCCTACGATTTTTTCGGCATTATCTTCACCGGCCACCCCAACCTGCGCCGCATCCTGAATGTGGAAGACATGGACTACCACCCCATGCGCCGGCAGTATCCGCTCGAAGACGGTACGCGCGAAGACAAAACCGACCTCTTCTTTGGTCGCTAA
- a CDS encoding 2Fe-2S iron-sulfur cluster-binding protein — protein MAKITFDGIEVEVPDGTTILNAARKIGGSVVPPAMCYYTPLKGSGGKCRACLVRVAAGSAKDPRPMPKLVASCITTVQDGMVVENTTSQQVMDVRKGIVEMLLINHPLDCPVCDQAGECDLQNFAYEHGVSTTRYEEERRTFEKIDIGPYVQLHMTRCILCYRCVYTADQLTDGRVHGVLGRGDASEIGTYIENTISNDFSGNVIDVCPVGALTDKTFRFKQRVWFTKPVNAHRDCGHEKCTGHVTLWYKGKDVLRVTARKDEYGEVKEWICNECRFEKKETADWTIEGPAHIDRSSVISANHYELPVINPQVIADLPESTVRELEQNPPLKLGGPNGTSF, from the coding sequence ATGGCTAAAATAACCTTCGACGGAATTGAGGTGGAAGTGCCCGATGGCACCACTATTCTCAACGCAGCCCGCAAAATCGGGGGTAGCGTGGTGCCGCCCGCCATGTGCTACTACACGCCCCTCAAAGGCAGCGGCGGCAAGTGCCGCGCCTGCCTGGTGCGCGTAGCGGCCGGCTCGGCAAAAGACCCGCGCCCTATGCCCAAGCTGGTGGCTTCGTGCATCACAACCGTGCAGGATGGCATGGTAGTGGAAAACACGACCAGCCAGCAGGTAATGGACGTGCGCAAGGGTATTGTGGAAATGCTGCTCATCAACCACCCACTCGATTGCCCGGTGTGCGACCAGGCTGGCGAGTGCGACCTGCAAAACTTTGCCTACGAGCACGGCGTGAGCACTACCCGCTACGAAGAAGAGCGCCGCACGTTTGAGAAAATCGACATCGGCCCCTACGTGCAGCTGCACATGACGCGCTGCATCCTGTGCTACCGCTGCGTGTACACCGCCGACCAGCTCACCGACGGCCGCGTGCACGGCGTGCTGGGCCGGGGCGATGCTTCCGAAATCGGCACATATATAGAAAATACTATATCTAACGATTTTAGCGGCAACGTTATCGACGTGTGCCCGGTAGGCGCGCTGACCGACAAAACCTTCCGCTTCAAGCAGCGCGTGTGGTTTACCAAGCCGGTCAACGCCCACCGCGACTGCGGCCATGAGAAATGCACCGGCCACGTCACGCTTTGGTACAAAGGCAAGGATGTGCTGCGCGTAACCGCTCGCAAGGACGAGTACGGCGAGGTGAAGGAGTGGATTTGCAACGAGTGCCGCTTCGAGAAAAAGGAAACGGCCGACTGGACGATTGAGGGCCCGGCGCACATCGACCGCTCGTCGGTCATATCGGCTAATCACTATGAATTGCCAGTTATCAATCCGCAGGTTATCGCCGACCTGCCCGAAAGCACGGTGCGCGAGCTGGAGCAAAACCCGCCGCTGAAGCTGGGCGGCCCCAATGGCACTTCTTTTTAA
- a CDS encoding phytanoyl-CoA dioxygenase family protein, whose translation MSIMPKQLASTNPTDWGQLGIPHLKRFWQQTLAKRTGVLATPSEQSWRADNLLLNGLGLPLQEALRYLMQTGPSLAEFEEWVLARNGGQLTALQAGRLRSAFTGQPYDEAVIAPLRALDASPDVLSADDLQHWQEQGYVILHEAISKEQAQATEAAVWEALAMHPHKAASWYEKPIGQGMMMDFYHHPTLLANRRSLRIQKAFAQLWGTSDLWATTDRTSFNPPETASYRHQGTPLHWDMSLQPPFHFGTQGLIYLCDTPAHQGAFRCVPGFHRQLESWLTNLPAGTDPRSIDLTGLAQPIAAEAGDMVIWHHFLPHGSSANSGSYPRIVQYLNMYPMDFKENVDWL comes from the coding sequence ATGTCCATCATGCCAAAGCAGCTTGCAAGCACTAACCCAACCGATTGGGGGCAGCTAGGTATTCCGCACCTGAAACGCTTTTGGCAGCAGACGCTGGCCAAGCGCACTGGCGTCCTTGCTACCCCTAGCGAGCAAAGCTGGCGAGCCGACAACTTATTGCTGAACGGGCTAGGCTTGCCTTTACAGGAAGCCCTGCGTTACCTTATGCAAACTGGCCCTTCGCTGGCCGAGTTTGAAGAGTGGGTATTGGCCCGCAACGGTGGGCAACTCACAGCTTTGCAAGCCGGCCGGCTTCGCAGCGCTTTTACCGGCCAGCCCTACGATGAGGCCGTTATAGCCCCGCTACGTGCCCTCGATGCCAGCCCCGACGTGCTGAGTGCCGACGACCTGCAGCACTGGCAAGAGCAAGGCTACGTCATTTTGCACGAGGCCATCTCCAAGGAGCAGGCCCAGGCTACGGAAGCAGCCGTGTGGGAAGCCCTGGCGATGCACCCGCACAAGGCCGCCTCCTGGTACGAGAAGCCCATCGGCCAGGGTATGATGATGGATTTTTACCATCACCCCACGCTTTTGGCTAATCGGCGGTCGCTCCGCATCCAGAAGGCTTTTGCCCAGCTTTGGGGCACTTCCGACCTCTGGGCCACCACCGACCGCACTAGCTTCAACCCACCCGAAACGGCTAGCTATCGCCATCAGGGCACACCGCTGCACTGGGATATGAGCCTGCAACCACCCTTTCACTTTGGTACCCAGGGCCTGATTTACCTCTGCGATACGCCGGCTCACCAGGGAGCTTTCCGCTGCGTACCCGGCTTTCACCGCCAACTGGAATCGTGGCTAACCAACTTGCCCGCCGGCACCGACCCGCGCAGCATCGACCTGACCGGGCTAGCCCAGCCCATTGCCGCCGAGGCCGGCGACATGGTTATCTGGCACCACTTCCTGCCCCACGGCAGCAGCGCCAACAGCGGCAGCTACCCGCGCATCGTGCAGTACCTCAACATGTACCCGATGGATTTTAAAGAGAATGTGGATTGGTTGTAA
- a CDS encoding NADH-quinone oxidoreductase subunit J family protein — protein MYLFLFLSFVALLSALGVLLAKNPVHSVLFLILTFFTLSAHYLLLNAQFLAVVNIIVYAGAIMVLFLFVIMFLNLNEDTEPHKPALAKIAATIAGGSLLLIMVAALRNVHPAGYDAATFDSQIGMVDRLGMVLFKQYSLPFELASILLLAAMVGSVMLGKRETGERNF, from the coding sequence ATGTACCTTTTTCTCTTTCTGTCGTTCGTGGCCTTGTTGAGCGCGCTGGGTGTGCTGCTGGCTAAAAACCCGGTGCACAGCGTGCTGTTCCTCATCCTCACGTTCTTCACGCTCTCGGCCCACTACCTGCTGCTGAACGCGCAATTTCTGGCCGTCGTCAACATCATCGTGTACGCCGGCGCCATCATGGTGCTGTTCCTGTTCGTGATTATGTTCCTGAACCTAAACGAGGATACCGAGCCGCACAAGCCGGCTCTGGCCAAAATAGCGGCTACTATCGCTGGGGGCTCACTGCTGCTGATAATGGTAGCTGCGCTGCGCAACGTGCATCCTGCTGGCTACGATGCGGCCACTTTCGACTCGCAGATTGGTATGGTCGACCGGCTGGGCATGGTACTATTCAAGCAGTATTCGCTGCCGTTTGAGCTGGCTTCTATCCTGCTGCTGGCCGCGATGGTGGGCTCGGTGATGCTGGGCAAGCGCGAAACGGGCGAGCGGAATTTCTAG
- a CDS encoding NADH-quinone oxidoreductase subunit B: MDTRVPEIKTVPAPEGIEGAGFFATSLEKVVGIARANSLWPLPFATSCCGIEFMATMGAHYDISRFGSERPSFSPRQADLLMVMGTIAKKMAPIVKQVYEQMAEPRWVLAMGACACSGGIFDSYSVLQGIDRIIPVDVYIPGCPPRPEQVLDGLMRVQDLAKNESLRRRNSPEYQALLASYNIK; encoded by the coding sequence ATGGATACCCGCGTTCCTGAAATCAAAACCGTGCCGGCCCCCGAGGGTATTGAAGGCGCTGGTTTCTTTGCTACTTCCCTCGAAAAAGTGGTGGGCATTGCCCGTGCCAACTCCCTGTGGCCCCTACCCTTTGCTACTTCATGCTGCGGCATCGAGTTTATGGCTACCATGGGCGCGCACTACGACATCTCGCGCTTTGGCTCCGAGCGCCCCAGCTTCTCGCCCCGGCAGGCCGACCTGCTGATGGTAATGGGCACCATTGCCAAGAAGATGGCGCCCATCGTGAAGCAGGTGTACGAGCAGATGGCCGAGCCCCGCTGGGTGCTGGCCATGGGTGCCTGCGCCTGCTCGGGCGGCATTTTTGACAGCTACTCGGTGCTGCAGGGCATCGACCGCATCATCCCGGTCGATGTATATATCCCCGGCTGCCCGCCCCGCCCCGAGCAGGTGCTCGATGGCCTGATGCGCGTGCAGGACCTGGCCAAGAACGAAAGCCTGCGCCGCCGCAATTCGCCCGAATACCAGGCCCTGCTCGCTTCTTATAACATTAAATAA
- a CDS encoding NuoI/complex I 23 kDa subunit family protein — protein sequence MQSLSNRAKKLEKKPMTLAERAYLPAIFQGLTITMRHFYRAATKKQITVRYPEETRPFSPVFRGLHVLKRDEQGRERCTACGLCAVACPAEAITMVAGERKKGEQNLYREEKYAVSYEINMLRCIFCGLCEEACPKAAIYLQADKMAPPRYERDEFIYGKDRLVEPVSPDSRSKRGIQLTPEQADKLRGQMQPA from the coding sequence ATGCAATCGCTAAGCAACCGCGCCAAGAAACTGGAAAAGAAGCCGATGACGCTCGCCGAGCGCGCTTATCTGCCGGCGATTTTTCAGGGCCTGACCATTACGATGCGGCACTTTTACCGGGCCGCCACCAAGAAGCAGATTACCGTGCGCTACCCCGAGGAAACGCGCCCGTTTTCGCCCGTTTTCCGGGGCCTGCACGTGCTCAAGCGCGATGAGCAGGGCCGCGAGCGCTGCACCGCCTGCGGCCTGTGTGCCGTAGCCTGCCCCGCCGAAGCCATTACGATGGTAGCCGGCGAGCGGAAGAAGGGCGAGCAAAACCTCTACCGGGAGGAGAAGTACGCCGTCAGCTACGAAATCAACATGCTGCGCTGCATCTTCTGCGGCCTCTGCGAAGAGGCTTGCCCGAAGGCCGCCATTTACCTGCAAGCCGATAAAATGGCCCCGCCGCGCTACGAGCGCGACGAGTTCATCTACGGCAAGGACCGCCTGGTAGAGCCCGTATCGCCGGACAGTCGCTCGAAACGCGGCATTCAGCTCACGCCCGAGCAGGCTGATAAGTTACGCGGGCAAATGCAGCCGGCGTAA
- the nuoD gene encoding NADH dehydrogenase (quinone) subunit D has protein sequence MAVNDALAGTHKIIEEAKEQQGGQLVPTLNDFSQELTTLNLGPTHPATHGIFQNILQMDGERIISGVPTIGYIHRAFEKIAERRPFYQITPLTDRMNYCSSPINNMGWHMTVEKLLGVTVPKRAQYMRVIMMELARIADHLICNSILGVDTGAFTGFLYVFQEREKIYEIYEEVCGSRLTTNMGRVGGMERDFSPVALDKLRKWLKEFPAVMKEFEAMFNRNRIFMDRVVNVGPITAEKALNYGFTGPNLRAAGVDYDVRVMNPYSSYEDFEFDIPVGTNGDTYDRFLVRNEEIWQSLRIINQALDKLPDGPFHADAPHYYLPPKQAVYKNMEALIYHFKIIMGEIDAPVGEVYHSVEGGNGELGFYLISDGGRTPYRLHFRRPCFIYYQAYSEMVVGTSLSDAIVILSSMNVIAGELDA, from the coding sequence ATGGCAGTAAACGACGCCCTGGCAGGCACCCACAAGATTATTGAGGAAGCGAAGGAGCAGCAGGGCGGCCAGCTCGTGCCCACCCTAAACGACTTCTCGCAGGAGCTGACGACCCTCAACCTGGGGCCGACGCACCCGGCTACGCACGGCATTTTCCAGAACATCCTGCAAATGGATGGCGAGCGCATCATCTCGGGCGTGCCGACCATCGGCTACATCCACCGGGCGTTTGAGAAGATTGCCGAGCGCCGGCCATTCTACCAGATTACGCCGCTCACCGACCGCATGAACTACTGCTCGTCGCCCATCAACAACATGGGCTGGCACATGACGGTAGAGAAGCTGCTCGGCGTTACGGTCCCCAAGCGCGCCCAGTACATGCGCGTGATTATGATGGAGCTGGCGCGCATTGCCGACCACCTTATCTGCAACTCTATCCTGGGCGTGGATACGGGGGCTTTTACCGGCTTCCTCTACGTGTTCCAGGAGCGCGAGAAGATTTACGAGATTTACGAGGAAGTCTGCGGCTCGCGCCTCACCACCAACATGGGCCGCGTGGGCGGTATGGAGCGCGACTTCTCCCCGGTAGCCCTCGACAAGCTGCGCAAGTGGCTGAAGGAGTTTCCGGCCGTAATGAAGGAGTTTGAGGCCATGTTCAACCGCAACCGCATCTTCATGGACCGCGTGGTGAACGTGGGCCCGATTACGGCAGAGAAGGCGTTGAACTACGGCTTCACCGGCCCCAACCTGCGGGCCGCCGGCGTCGATTACGACGTGCGGGTAATGAATCCGTACTCTTCGTATGAGGATTTCGAGTTTGATATTCCGGTGGGTACCAACGGCGACACCTACGACCGCTTTCTGGTACGCAACGAGGAAATCTGGCAGAGCCTGCGCATCATCAATCAGGCGCTCGACAAGCTGCCCGACGGCCCGTTCCACGCCGATGCGCCGCACTACTACCTGCCCCCCAAGCAGGCCGTGTACAAGAACATGGAGGCCCTGATTTACCACTTCAAAATCATCATGGGCGAAATCGACGCGCCCGTGGGCGAAGTGTACCACTCGGTAGAGGGCGGCAACGGCGAGCTGGGCTTTTACCTGATTTCGGACGGCGGGCGCACGCCCTACCGCCTGCACTTTCGCCGGCCGTGCTTTATCTACTACCAGGCCTATTCGGAGATGGTAGTGGGCACGAGCCTCTCGGATGCCATCGTGATTTTGTCGTCGATGAACGTGATTGCCGGCGAGCTGGACGCTTAA
- the nuoF gene encoding NADH-quinone oxidoreductase subunit NuoF, with translation MGRKLLTEHVNVEGIETFAVYRKHGGYRAVEKALKMTPEEVVEEVKKSGLRGRGGAGFPTGMKWSFLAKPEGVPRYLVCNADESEPGTFKDRYLMSKLPHLLIEGMIAGSYALGARTSYIYIRGELLYVLRILEKAIAEAYAAGFLGENIQGSGYSLDLHVHPGGGAYICGEETALLESLEGKRGNPRNKPPFPAVQGLYARPTVVNNVESIAAVVPILNMGGDEYAKIGIGKSTGTKLISACGHLNKPGIYEIELGVPVEEFIYSDEYCGGIWKGRELKAVVAGGSSVPILPKELILKTAAGENRLMTYESLSDGGFVTGTMLGSGGFIAMDETTCIVKNTWNFSRFYHHESCGQCSPCREGTGWLEKVLHRLEHGHGSMHDIDLVVSVAKQIEGNTICPLGEAAAWPVAAAVRHFRDEFEWHVTHPKEATQPGAVYRGNLVMA, from the coding sequence ATGGGCCGCAAGCTATTAACCGAACACGTCAACGTCGAGGGCATCGAAACCTTTGCCGTGTACCGCAAGCACGGCGGCTACCGCGCCGTGGAAAAGGCGCTGAAAATGACGCCCGAAGAAGTAGTGGAAGAAGTAAAGAAGTCGGGCCTGCGCGGGCGCGGCGGCGCGGGCTTCCCCACCGGTATGAAGTGGAGCTTCCTGGCCAAGCCCGAGGGCGTGCCGCGCTACCTCGTCTGTAATGCCGACGAGAGCGAGCCCGGCACGTTCAAGGACCGCTACCTGATGTCGAAGCTGCCCCACCTGCTCATCGAGGGCATGATTGCGGGCAGCTACGCACTGGGCGCGCGCACCAGCTACATCTACATCCGCGGCGAATTGCTGTACGTGCTGCGCATTCTGGAGAAAGCCATTGCCGAGGCGTACGCGGCCGGCTTTTTGGGCGAGAATATCCAGGGCTCGGGCTATTCGCTCGATTTGCACGTGCATCCAGGGGGCGGCGCCTACATCTGCGGCGAGGAAACGGCCTTGCTGGAATCATTGGAAGGTAAGCGCGGCAATCCGCGCAACAAGCCGCCGTTTCCGGCCGTGCAGGGCTTATATGCCCGCCCCACGGTGGTCAACAACGTGGAAAGCATTGCGGCCGTGGTGCCCATTCTGAACATGGGCGGCGACGAGTACGCCAAAATCGGTATCGGCAAGAGCACGGGCACCAAGCTGATTTCGGCCTGCGGTCACCTCAACAAGCCGGGCATCTACGAGATTGAGCTGGGCGTGCCGGTGGAAGAATTTATCTATTCGGATGAATACTGCGGCGGTATCTGGAAAGGCCGCGAGCTGAAGGCCGTGGTAGCCGGCGGCTCGTCGGTGCCGATTCTGCCTAAGGAATTGATTCTCAAGACGGCGGCCGGTGAAAACCGCCTCATGACCTACGAGTCGCTCAGCGATGGCGGCTTCGTGACGGGCACCATGCTCGGCTCGGGCGGCTTTATCGCGATGGACGAGACGACGTGCATCGTGAAAAACACCTGGAATTTCTCGCGCTTCTACCACCACGAAAGCTGCGGGCAGTGCTCGCCCTGCCGCGAAGGCACCGGCTGGCTCGAAAAAGTGTTGCACCGCCTGGAGCACGGCCACGGCTCGATGCACGACATCGACCTGGTTGTGAGCGTGGCCAAGCAGATTGAGGGCAATACCATCTGCCCGCTCGGCGAAGCCGCCGCCTGGCCGGTGGCGGCTGCCGTGCGCCACTTCCGCGACGAGTTTGAGTGGCACGTGACGCACCCGAAAGAGGCCACCCAGCCCGGCGCCGTGTACCGGGGCAACCTGGTCATGGCGTAA
- a CDS encoding NADH-quinone oxidoreductase subunit NuoE family protein, whose product MTPATTAKPQFSPAAQAEIKRLLTHYPDDRKKSALLPVLHIAQAEFGGWVSPEVQDLVAETLGLRPIEVYEVSTFYTMFNLKPVGKHVLEICRTGPCMLRGSDELTAQLERITGAKVGGETSPDGNFTLKEVECLAACGFAPVVQVREKYYESLDTEENVNAMLTELKNMVHRPILPWEEAGLPTSLPNN is encoded by the coding sequence ATGACTCCTGCTACTACCGCCAAACCCCAGTTCTCCCCGGCCGCCCAGGCCGAAATCAAGCGCCTGCTCACGCACTACCCCGACGACCGCAAGAAGTCGGCCCTGCTGCCGGTGCTGCACATCGCGCAGGCCGAGTTTGGCGGCTGGGTGAGCCCCGAGGTACAGGACCTGGTAGCCGAGACTTTGGGCCTGCGCCCGATTGAGGTGTACGAGGTGAGCACCTTTTACACCATGTTCAACCTCAAGCCGGTTGGTAAGCACGTGCTGGAAATTTGCCGCACCGGCCCCTGCATGCTGCGCGGCTCCGACGAGCTGACGGCCCAGCTGGAGCGTATCACCGGCGCCAAAGTCGGCGGTGAAACCTCCCCCGACGGTAATTTCACCCTGAAAGAAGTGGAGTGCCTGGCGGCCTGCGGCTTCGCGCCCGTGGTGCAGGTGCGTGAGAAGTACTACGAGTCGCTCGACACGGAGGAGAATGTGAATGCCATGCTCACGGAGCTGAAGAATATGGTGCACCGGCCCATCCTGCCCTGGGAAGAAGCTGGCCTGCCGACTTCATTGCCAAATAATTAA